The Cellulomonas wangleii genome includes a region encoding these proteins:
- a CDS encoding flagellin N-terminal helical domain-containing protein, which translates to MGLSINTNLAALNAYRNLGTTQGDLSKSLEKLSSGLRINRAADDAAGLAISEGLRAQISGTKQAVRNAQDGISVVQTAEGALTETHSILQRMRTLSVQAANDGGLSENAKLNIQDEMDQLTDEIDRIAATTQFNGTPLLDGEYNKGFQVGANTADSDRIEVSITKMDAETLTVGNLAVANREASDGEDALVANAKGAIDAIDIAIGMVSDERSKLGAIQNRFDHTINNLNVAVENLSASESRIRDTDMAQEMVSFTRAQILSQAGTAMLAQAKNLPQSVLQLLQ; encoded by the coding sequence ATGGGTCTCTCGATCAACACGAACCTCGCGGCGCTCAACGCGTACCGCAACCTCGGCACCACGCAGGGCGACCTGTCGAAGTCGCTCGAGAAGCTGTCCTCCGGTCTGCGGATCAACCGCGCCGCCGACGACGCCGCCGGCCTGGCGATCTCCGAGGGTCTGCGCGCGCAGATCTCCGGCACCAAGCAGGCCGTGCGCAACGCGCAGGACGGCATCTCCGTCGTGCAGACCGCGGAGGGCGCGCTCACCGAGACGCACTCCATCCTGCAGCGCATGCGCACGCTGTCGGTGCAGGCGGCCAACGACGGTGGTCTGTCGGAGAACGCGAAGCTGAACATCCAGGATGAGATGGACCAGCTCACGGACGAGATCGACCGGATCGCCGCGACGACCCAGTTCAACGGGACGCCGCTGTTGGACGGTGAATACAACAAGGGCTTCCAGGTTGGGGCGAACACCGCGGACTCCGACCGCATTGAGGTGTCGATCACGAAGATGGACGCCGAGACGCTCACTGTCGGCAACCTTGCGGTCGCCAACAGGGAGGCAAGCGACGGCGAGGACGCGCTCGTGGCAAACGCCAAGGGTGCTATCGACGCGATCGATATCGCCATCGGCATGGTCTCCGACGAGCGTTCCAAGCTCGGTGCCATCCAGAACCGCTTCGACCACACCATCAACAACCTCAACGTCGCGGTGGAGAACCTGTCCGCGTCGGAGAGCCGCATCCGTGACACGGACATGGCGCAGGAGATGGTGTCGTTCACGCGGGCGCAGATCCTGTCGCAGGCCGGCACCGCGATGCTCGCGCAGGCCAAGAACCTGCCGCAGTCGGTGCTGCAGCTCCTGCAGTGA
- the fliD gene encoding flagellar filament capping protein FliD: MATIDGIVSGLGTGALIDSLIALQAGQQTLLSQKKATASSMVTALQALNTKVASLAEHAATAAKPATWQAVTAAVTQPGTATAAPGTTPGAPGAGAAGATATVRTGAQIGTLSFRVTAVAQSQASLVELPATFASTTPSFTITRGGQDVTVTAASSSVPDLVDAFNAPGTGVRATAVKVAVLDGEGRATGETTYRLQLTGTETGAAHAFTVAHDGADLTLGSVRTASDSAITLFPGSPSEQTLTSASTTFEGVMTGVDLVVTAVTAPGAEPLTLDVTRDQAAARTLAAGLVTNLTTVLSEIGSRTRATTGTAADGGTLVTGGIFAGNTAVRLLQQNILAQGSMPVGGTSPSDVGIVLGKDGTFTFDQAVFDAAMAADPEKVATVLQGVAARLAETAKAASDPISGTLTLSVTAQQGTVRDLGDRIAEWDDRLAARRASLERTYASLETTLSGLQSQAGYLSSYLASSTPSTSS, encoded by the coding sequence ATGGCGACGATCGACGGCATCGTGAGCGGTCTGGGCACCGGGGCGCTCATCGACAGCCTCATCGCCCTGCAGGCGGGCCAGCAGACCCTGCTGTCCCAGAAGAAGGCGACCGCGTCGTCCATGGTCACGGCGCTGCAGGCGCTCAACACCAAGGTCGCCTCGCTGGCCGAGCACGCCGCCACCGCCGCCAAGCCGGCGACGTGGCAGGCGGTCACCGCGGCCGTCACGCAGCCGGGCACCGCCACCGCCGCCCCGGGCACCACGCCCGGCGCCCCGGGCGCCGGAGCCGCGGGCGCCACGGCCACCGTGCGCACCGGTGCGCAGATCGGCACGCTGTCGTTCCGCGTGACCGCGGTCGCGCAGTCCCAGGCCTCCCTCGTGGAGCTGCCCGCGACGTTCGCGTCCACGACCCCCTCGTTCACGATCACCCGCGGCGGGCAGGACGTCACCGTCACCGCCGCGTCGTCCTCGGTGCCCGACCTGGTCGACGCCTTCAACGCCCCGGGCACCGGGGTGCGGGCCACCGCGGTCAAGGTCGCCGTGCTGGACGGCGAGGGCCGCGCGACGGGCGAGACCACGTACCGCCTGCAGCTCACCGGCACCGAGACCGGTGCGGCCCACGCCTTCACGGTCGCCCACGACGGGGCGGACCTGACCCTGGGGTCGGTGCGCACCGCGTCCGACTCGGCCATCACCCTGTTCCCCGGGTCGCCGTCCGAGCAGACCCTCACGTCGGCGTCCACGACGTTCGAGGGCGTCATGACCGGTGTCGACTTGGTGGTCACCGCCGTCACCGCCCCGGGTGCCGAGCCCCTCACGCTCGACGTCACCCGCGACCAGGCGGCCGCGCGCACGCTCGCCGCGGGCCTGGTCACCAACCTCACCACGGTGCTCTCCGAGATCGGATCGCGGACGCGCGCGACCACGGGGACCGCCGCGGACGGCGGCACCCTGGTCACCGGCGGGATCTTCGCCGGCAACACCGCCGTCCGCCTGCTGCAGCAGAACATCCTGGCCCAGGGCTCGATGCCCGTCGGCGGCACGTCACCGTCCGACGTCGGCATCGTCCTCGGCAAGGACGGCACGTTCACGTTCGACCAGGCGGTGTTCGACGCAGCGATGGCGGCCGACCCCGAGAAGGTCGCCACCGTGCTCCAGGGCGTCGCCGCCCGCCTGGCCGAGACCGCCAAGGCGGCGTCGGACCCGATCAGCGGCACCCTCACCCTGTCCGTCACCGCCCAGCAGGGCACCGTGCGCGACCTGGGCGACCGCATCGCCGAGTGGGACGACCGCCTGGCCGCCCGCCGCGCGTCGCTCGAGCGCACCTACGCCAGCCTGGAGACCACGCTGTCCGGCCTGCAGTCGCAGGCCGGGTACCTGTCGAGCTACCTGGCGAGCAGCACCCCGAGCACGTCCAGCTGA
- a CDS encoding flagellar export chaperone FliS, which translates to MYDARSRYVAAAVQTASPARLLTMLADRLVLDVERAAQALAEERRVDATQHLAHAQDIVAELAASLDVQEWDGGPQLLSIYTWLLRELLAVSSGGDAVRLDGCRQIVAELARTWHDAADVAAAPAPADPPTAAPSGLLGVG; encoded by the coding sequence ATGTACGACGCCCGGAGCCGGTACGTCGCGGCCGCGGTGCAGACCGCGAGCCCCGCGCGGCTGCTCACGATGCTCGCCGACCGCCTGGTCCTCGACGTCGAGCGCGCTGCCCAGGCCCTCGCCGAGGAGCGCCGCGTGGACGCCACGCAGCACCTCGCGCACGCGCAGGACATCGTCGCCGAGCTGGCCGCCAGCCTCGACGTGCAGGAGTGGGACGGCGGCCCGCAGCTGCTGTCCATCTACACGTGGCTGCTGCGCGAGCTGCTCGCCGTGTCCAGCGGCGGGGACGCGGTGCGGCTGGACGGCTGCCGGCAGATCGTCGCCGAGCTGGCCCGCACCTGGCACGACGCGGCCGACGTGGCCGCCGCGCCGGCACCGGCCGACCCGCCGACGGCCGCGCCGAGCGGCCTGCTCGGCGTCGGCTGA
- a CDS encoding flagellar basal body rod protein FlgB, with protein sequence MFDSVSVRALDSALDALAMRQRVSAANVANLQTPGYRAQRVAFEAELASAVRQGDGAVTASVARSLEPTRQDGNNVNLETETLLQIDTNLRYQLATQAMSGTFSSVRTAMRTS encoded by the coding sequence ATGTTCGACTCCGTGAGCGTCCGCGCGCTCGACAGCGCGCTCGACGCCCTGGCGATGCGGCAGCGCGTCAGCGCCGCCAACGTCGCCAACCTGCAGACGCCGGGCTACCGCGCCCAGCGCGTCGCGTTCGAGGCCGAGCTCGCCTCGGCCGTCCGGCAGGGCGACGGTGCCGTCACCGCGAGCGTGGCCCGCAGCCTGGAGCCCACGCGCCAGGACGGCAACAACGTCAACCTCGAGACCGAGACGCTGCTCCAGATCGACACGAACCTGCGCTACCAGCTGGCGACGCAGGCGATGTCCGGCACGTTCTCGTCCGTCCGCACCGCGATGAGGACCAGCTGA
- a CDS encoding flagellar basal body rod protein FlgC has product MTIFGAIGMAGTGMTVTRKWMDAISDNLANASTVTSTSEEAFRTRYVVAQEMADGGVQVAGVALGAAEGRLVHEPDHPLADADGYVRYPDVDMASQMTQLIMAQRGYQANAAVVSRATESYQAALQIGRS; this is encoded by the coding sequence ATGACGATCTTCGGGGCCATCGGCATGGCCGGGACCGGCATGACCGTGACGCGCAAGTGGATGGACGCCATCAGCGACAACCTCGCGAACGCGAGCACCGTCACCTCGACCTCCGAGGAGGCGTTCCGCACCCGCTACGTCGTCGCGCAGGAGATGGCCGACGGCGGTGTGCAGGTGGCGGGCGTCGCGCTCGGCGCGGCCGAGGGCCGTCTGGTGCACGAGCCGGACCACCCGCTCGCCGACGCGGACGGGTACGTGCGGTACCCCGACGTCGACATGGCGTCGCAGATGACGCAGCTGATCATGGCCCAGCGCGGCTACCAGGCGAATGCCGCCGTGGTCTCGCGGGCCACCGAGTCGTACCAGGCCGCCCTGCAGATCGGGCGCAGCTGA
- the fliE gene encoding flagellar hook-basal body complex protein FliE, translated as MSALGVTPVAGVTSTLPAVELGGAASVAAPSGAFAGVLGQVEQLQQLQSTSQELAVKAVTGDLDDVHDYTVASAQSSLALELTAAVRNKAVEAFTEIMRMQV; from the coding sequence ATGAGCGCGCTGGGTGTCACCCCCGTCGCGGGCGTCACGTCGACGCTGCCCGCCGTCGAGCTCGGCGGTGCCGCGTCCGTCGCCGCACCGTCCGGCGCCTTCGCCGGCGTCCTCGGGCAGGTCGAGCAGCTCCAGCAGCTGCAGTCGACGTCCCAGGAGCTGGCCGTCAAGGCCGTGACCGGCGACCTCGACGACGTGCACGACTACACCGTCGCCTCCGCCCAGTCGTCCCTGGCCCTCGAGCTGACCGCCGCCGTGCGGAACAAGGCCGTCGAGGCGTTCACCGAGATCATGAGGATGCAGGTCTGA
- the fliF gene encoding flagellar basal-body MS-ring/collar protein FliF — protein sequence MPAQVQDAWSRLTGTVGRLTLAQRTFALIGIAAVVLGAVALTSWMSRPTLVPLFSGLSGADASAVVDELTSAGVAYQLGDGGATVLVPASAVYEQRVRLAAAGLPADTDGSGYSLLDQMPMTASEFQQETTYRRALEGELSRTVAAIEGVQAATVRLAIPEETVFVAEKSDPTASVFVRTRPGAELTADQVQAVTHLVSAGVDGMEPTDVAVVDAAGQVLSAVGAASVGGALADSRAADYEARVGGAVQTMLDRLVGPGAAAVTVNAQLDLSESQRTTEEFSATPDTPPLGASTTTEEYAGTGGGNATGVLGPDNVAVPGGVDGGAGTYSSTSEDVTNAVNKSTEVTRSAPGTLQKQSVSVLVDDRAAGALDMADLTAAVSAAAGIDTERGDTLSVQRMSFDTASALAAQEALAAADAQTAAAERNGLVRDVATAAGIVLLVVVVLTVLGRRSRRARREALDLGELAAARQAPVTLALPEDDLPVLPPAPPAPDPTAVRRAEIAALADEQPEQVAELLRGWMTTGAPR from the coding sequence ATGCCCGCACAGGTGCAGGACGCGTGGAGCCGGCTCACCGGCACGGTCGGGCGGCTCACGCTCGCGCAGCGCACGTTCGCGCTCATCGGCATCGCCGCGGTGGTGCTGGGCGCCGTCGCGCTGACGAGCTGGATGTCGCGGCCCACGCTGGTGCCGCTGTTCTCCGGCCTGTCCGGCGCCGACGCCAGCGCGGTCGTCGACGAGCTCACGTCGGCCGGCGTCGCGTACCAGCTGGGCGACGGCGGGGCGACGGTGCTGGTGCCCGCGTCCGCCGTCTACGAGCAGCGGGTGCGCCTGGCCGCCGCCGGCCTGCCCGCCGACACCGACGGCAGCGGCTACTCCCTGCTCGACCAGATGCCCATGACCGCCTCGGAGTTCCAGCAGGAGACGACGTACCGGCGCGCGCTCGAGGGCGAGCTGTCCCGCACCGTCGCCGCCATCGAGGGCGTGCAGGCGGCCACGGTGCGCCTGGCGATCCCCGAGGAGACCGTCTTCGTCGCCGAGAAGTCCGACCCCACGGCCTCCGTGTTCGTCCGCACCCGCCCGGGTGCCGAGCTCACGGCCGACCAGGTGCAGGCCGTGACGCACCTGGTGTCCGCGGGCGTGGACGGCATGGAGCCCACCGACGTGGCCGTGGTCGACGCCGCCGGCCAGGTCCTGTCGGCCGTCGGCGCCGCGAGCGTGGGCGGCGCGCTGGCCGACTCGCGCGCCGCCGACTACGAGGCGCGCGTGGGCGGGGCCGTGCAGACCATGCTGGACCGGCTCGTCGGGCCGGGGGCCGCGGCCGTGACGGTCAACGCGCAGCTCGACCTGTCCGAGTCGCAGCGCACCACCGAGGAGTTCTCGGCCACCCCCGACACCCCGCCGCTCGGCGCCTCGACCACCACCGAGGAGTACGCGGGCACCGGCGGGGGCAACGCCACGGGCGTGCTGGGACCCGACAACGTCGCGGTGCCCGGTGGCGTGGACGGCGGCGCCGGCACCTACAGCTCCACCAGCGAGGACGTGACCAACGCGGTCAACAAGAGCACCGAGGTGACCCGGTCGGCCCCGGGCACGCTGCAGAAGCAGTCCGTGTCCGTGCTGGTCGACGACCGGGCCGCCGGGGCGCTGGACATGGCCGACCTGACGGCGGCCGTCTCCGCCGCCGCGGGCATCGACACCGAGCGCGGCGACACCCTGTCGGTGCAGCGCATGTCGTTCGACACCGCGTCGGCGCTGGCCGCGCAGGAGGCGCTGGCGGCCGCCGACGCGCAGACCGCCGCGGCCGAGCGCAACGGGCTGGTCCGGGACGTCGCGACGGCCGCCGGGATCGTGCTGCTCGTCGTGGTCGTGCTCACCGTGCTGGGGCGGCGCTCGCGCCGTGCCCGCCGCGAGGCCCTCGACCTCGGCGAGCTCGCCGCGGCGCGCCAGGCGCCCGTGACGCTGGCGCTGCCGGAGGACGACCTGCCCGTGCTGCCGCCCGCGCCGCCCGCGCCGGACCCGACCGCGGTGCGCCGCGCCGAGATCGCCGCGCTGGCCGACGAGCAGCCCGAGCAGGTGGCCGAGCTGCTGCGCGGCTGGATGACGACGGGGGCGCCGCGATGA
- the fliG gene encoding flagellar motor switch protein FliG has protein sequence MTVTGRQKAALLLLQLGKERAARVMAQLDVAEIEDLTSEIMRMDRVDQRLADEIVDEFYGVAEIGPGVGGGPGFAQQLLEASLGKEKAAGMIERLQASMAGHSFEFLQKADARQVVSLLDGEHPQTVALVLAHLRPDHASAILAGLPVDVRADVAHRIALMERASPDVVAVVIEALQRKASAVLQPRELAAVGGVQPLVEIINRADPTTEKSILEGLFERDEALADQVRSLMFVFGDVVLLEDRAVQLVLRQVETGTLAQALKGSPTEVRDKILTNLSDRARENLVEEIDLLGPVRLSQVEEARAAIVQVIRGLEESGQIVVRRDAEDELVA, from the coding sequence ATGACCGTCACCGGCCGGCAGAAGGCCGCCCTGCTGCTGCTGCAGCTCGGCAAGGAGCGCGCCGCGCGGGTCATGGCGCAGCTCGACGTGGCCGAGATCGAGGACCTGACCTCCGAGATCATGCGCATGGACCGGGTCGACCAGAGGCTCGCGGACGAGATCGTCGACGAGTTCTACGGCGTCGCCGAGATCGGCCCCGGCGTCGGCGGCGGGCCCGGGTTCGCGCAGCAGCTGCTGGAGGCGTCGCTCGGCAAGGAGAAGGCCGCCGGGATGATCGAGCGGCTGCAGGCCTCCATGGCCGGGCACTCCTTCGAGTTCCTGCAGAAGGCCGACGCGCGCCAGGTGGTGTCCCTGCTCGACGGGGAGCACCCCCAGACCGTCGCCCTGGTCCTGGCTCACCTGCGACCCGACCACGCCTCGGCGATCCTCGCGGGCCTGCCCGTCGACGTCCGCGCCGACGTGGCCCACCGCATCGCGCTCATGGAGCGGGCGTCCCCGGACGTCGTGGCCGTCGTCATCGAGGCGCTGCAGCGCAAGGCGTCCGCCGTGCTGCAGCCGCGCGAGCTGGCGGCCGTCGGAGGCGTGCAGCCGCTCGTCGAGATCATCAACCGCGCCGACCCGACCACCGAGAAGTCGATCCTCGAGGGCCTGTTCGAGCGCGACGAGGCCCTGGCCGACCAGGTCCGCAGCCTGATGTTCGTCTTCGGTGACGTCGTGCTGCTCGAGGACCGCGCGGTGCAGCTCGTGCTGCGGCAGGTCGAGACCGGCACGCTCGCGCAGGCTCTCAAGGGCTCACCCACGGAGGTGCGCGACAAGATCCTCACCAACCTGTCCGACCGGGCGCGCGAGAACCTGGTCGAGGAGATCGACCTGCTCGGGCCGGTGCGCCTGTCGCAGGTCGAGGAGGCGCGCGCCGCGATCGTCCAGGTCATCCGTGGCCTGGAGGAGAGCGGCCAGATCGTCGTCCGCCGCGACGCCGAGGACGAGCTCGTTGCCTGA
- a CDS encoding FliH/SctL family protein, which produces MPDLDFVPLQRTPAPPAPPAAAPRAMALSRLDAPTAPDPAAHAAGWAAGYAAGARRAAQDAAARLDAAHAEQQRAEAARADAHAASLVALDAAAQALRARETPVLAGALQAVHSAALEIAVALLGVELTDASAAARAALARVLTAPDLPDDLVVHLHPRDLAAVPTDVPAGVVLVADPALAPGDAVAEHADGHLDARLSAAVARARGALDLA; this is translated from the coding sequence TTGCCTGACCTCGACTTCGTGCCGCTGCAGCGCACGCCCGCCCCGCCCGCCCCGCCGGCCGCCGCGCCCCGGGCGATGGCGCTGTCGCGCCTCGACGCGCCCACGGCGCCGGACCCCGCCGCGCACGCGGCGGGCTGGGCCGCGGGGTACGCCGCGGGCGCCCGCCGTGCCGCGCAGGACGCGGCGGCGCGGCTGGACGCGGCGCACGCGGAGCAGCAGCGCGCCGAGGCGGCACGGGCGGACGCGCACGCGGCGTCCCTGGTGGCCCTGGACGCCGCCGCGCAGGCCCTGCGGGCACGGGAGACGCCCGTGCTGGCCGGCGCGCTGCAGGCCGTGCACTCCGCGGCGCTCGAGATCGCGGTCGCCCTGCTCGGCGTCGAGCTCACCGACGCGTCCGCCGCGGCGCGCGCCGCGCTGGCGCGCGTGCTCACCGCCCCGGACCTGCCCGACGACCTCGTCGTGCACCTGCACCCGCGGGACCTGGCGGCCGTCCCGACCGACGTCCCCGCCGGCGTCGTGCTCGTCGCGGACCCCGCCCTGGCACCCGGCGACGCCGTCGCCGAGCACGCCGACGGCCACCTGGACGCGCGCCTGTCCGCCGCGGTCGCCCGCGCCCGCGGCGCCCTGGACCTCGCATGA
- a CDS encoding FliI/YscN family ATPase produces MTPATTPSATGADRWDRALRAARPVPVGRVRAVVGLSVETVGTGAAVGELVTLGEGADAVTAEVVATAGGATRCMPLGPTHGMRAGLPVRAHGTGLLVPVGAGLLGRVLDGLGRPIDGRGPLDAEAMVPLDAPAPHPLERARVDAPVPLGVRVLDTLVTTGRGQRLGLFAGSGVGKSSLLSMIARGTDAEVSVIALVGERGREVREFLEDDLGPEGLARSVVVVATSDQPPLVRLRSAFVATRIAEHLRDQGRHAVLMMDSLTRVAMAQREIGLSVGEPPATRGYPPSTFALLARLLERAGTGPTGSVTGLYTVLVDGDDHNEPIADAARSILDGHVVLDRRLAVAGHFPSVDALGSVSRVAGRVSTPQQRADAARLRAVMAARRQAQDLIDVGAYVAGSNPLVDTAVTHAAAIDAFLRQGMDERAPAGESWGRLRALVAQMGES; encoded by the coding sequence ATGACCCCCGCCACGACGCCGTCGGCGACCGGCGCGGACCGGTGGGACCGCGCCCTGCGCGCCGCCCGGCCCGTGCCGGTCGGCCGGGTGCGCGCCGTCGTCGGCCTGTCGGTCGAGACGGTGGGCACGGGTGCCGCCGTCGGCGAGCTCGTCACCCTCGGCGAGGGGGCCGACGCGGTGACCGCCGAGGTCGTGGCCACCGCGGGCGGCGCCACCCGGTGCATGCCGCTGGGCCCCACGCACGGCATGCGCGCCGGCCTGCCCGTGCGCGCCCACGGCACCGGTCTGCTGGTGCCCGTCGGCGCGGGTCTGCTCGGCCGCGTGCTGGACGGGCTCGGCCGGCCCATCGACGGCCGCGGGCCGCTCGACGCCGAGGCGATGGTCCCGCTGGACGCCCCCGCACCGCACCCCCTGGAGCGCGCCCGCGTCGACGCCCCCGTGCCGCTGGGCGTGCGCGTGCTGGACACCCTGGTCACCACCGGGCGCGGGCAGCGCCTGGGTCTGTTCGCCGGGTCCGGCGTCGGCAAGTCCAGCCTGCTGTCGATGATCGCGCGCGGCACCGACGCCGAGGTGTCGGTGATCGCGCTGGTCGGGGAGCGCGGCCGCGAGGTGCGGGAGTTCCTCGAGGACGACCTGGGCCCCGAGGGTCTCGCGCGGTCGGTCGTCGTCGTCGCGACGTCCGACCAGCCGCCGCTGGTGCGTCTGCGCTCCGCGTTCGTGGCCACGCGCATCGCCGAGCACCTGCGCGACCAGGGCCGCCACGCGGTGCTGATGATGGACTCCCTGACGCGCGTGGCCATGGCCCAGCGCGAGATCGGGCTGTCCGTCGGGGAGCCGCCGGCGACCCGCGGCTACCCGCCCAGCACGTTCGCGCTGCTCGCCCGGCTGCTCGAGCGCGCCGGGACGGGCCCCACGGGCTCGGTCACCGGCCTGTACACCGTGCTGGTGGACGGCGACGACCACAACGAGCCCATCGCCGACGCGGCCCGCTCGATCCTCGACGGGCACGTCGTGCTCGACCGCCGTCTGGCGGTCGCCGGGCACTTCCCGTCCGTCGACGCGCTGGGGTCGGTCTCGCGCGTCGCGGGCCGCGTGAGCACGCCGCAGCAGCGGGCCGACGCGGCGCGGCTGCGCGCCGTGATGGCGGCCCGCCGGCAGGCGCAGGACCTCATCGACGTCGGCGCGTACGTGGCCGGCTCCAACCCGCTGGTGGACACCGCCGTCACCCACGCCGCCGCGATCGACGCGTTCCTGCGCCAGGGGATGGACGAGCGCGCACCCGCGGGTGAGTCCTGGGGCCGGCTGCGGGCGCTGGTGGCGCAGATGGGGGAGTCATGA
- a CDS encoding flagellar export protein FliJ — MSRPFPLAGLLRVRALAEDTAAAELAGARREERAAHERAARTAEVLGAARPPGEADVAAWQAAVAARLSLSALLTEDVERVRGAQDAVERRQEDWTAARIRTRAVERLRDKHDVAERQQEERAEQAVLDEVAARSTDPTAPGEDA; from the coding sequence ATGAGCCGTCCCTTCCCGCTCGCGGGCCTGCTGCGGGTGCGCGCGCTCGCGGAGGACACCGCCGCCGCGGAGCTCGCCGGTGCGCGTCGTGAGGAGCGTGCCGCGCACGAGCGTGCCGCGCGCACGGCCGAGGTCCTCGGTGCCGCACGGCCGCCCGGTGAGGCGGACGTCGCGGCCTGGCAGGCGGCGGTCGCCGCCCGGTTGTCGCTGTCCGCGCTGCTGACCGAGGACGTCGAGCGCGTCCGCGGCGCGCAGGACGCGGTGGAGCGGCGCCAGGAGGACTGGACCGCCGCCCGCATCCGCACGCGCGCGGTCGAACGGCTGCGGGACAAGCACGACGTCGCCGAGCGGCAGCAGGAGGAGCGCGCCGAGCAGGCCGTGCTCGACGAGGTCGCGGCCCGCAGCACGGACCCGACAGCACCCGGGGAGGACGCATGA
- a CDS encoding flagellar hook-length control protein FliK, protein MTTTVAGPTAPARAPLPGGAPRTGPRADAFADVLRAQVGTADGRRDARPPRGAAADGRSDVRAGLDRTPRPEQPVRAVGGRGSDGAPSDVDARTGDAAVPTDATPGTDALAAAVAVTGQTAAPPATALAAPAGLTALPAADGSAASGATAGAAPGAATALTAPAALTAAPAGALTGGAAATDAPLAAVATGAAAGAPPAEVASGGHPGTPPGTLPVAGAAAGPAAPAPGAPAPTAVAGAALPAGAVAPAAPAVTDPALAAPDAPSDTGARPPAWAPVAAPAAAPGPAPAAAPVPPAAASAATPAAFTEQLGARLRSLTGLGAGRHVLTVPLDPEHLGPVRVVAHIGPEGVRLDLAGATDASREMLRATLADLRRDLQTAGLHAELDLGGRGEQPGRDPGRPGGAAGRPDATTGGPRPAGPADAPADAAPAPTRPGAIDLVV, encoded by the coding sequence ATGACCACGACCGTGGCGGGCCCGACGGCCCCCGCGCGCGCACCGCTGCCCGGCGGCGCGCCCCGCACCGGACCCCGGGCGGACGCGTTCGCCGACGTGCTGCGCGCGCAGGTCGGGACCGCGGACGGCAGGCGCGACGCCCGCCCGCCGCGCGGCGCCGCGGCGGACGGCCGGTCCGACGTGCGCGCCGGCCTCGACCGGACGCCGCGGCCCGAGCAGCCCGTGCGTGCGGTGGGCGGTCGCGGCAGCGACGGTGCGCCGTCCGACGTCGACGCGCGCACCGGCGACGCCGCGGTGCCGACCGACGCGACGCCCGGCACGGATGCGCTCGCGGCGGCCGTGGCCGTCACCGGCCAGACCGCCGCCCCGCCGGCCACGGCCCTCGCCGCACCCGCCGGCCTCACCGCCCTGCCGGCCGCCGACGGGTCCGCCGCGTCGGGCGCGACAGCCGGTGCCGCCCCCGGCGCAGCCACCGCCCTCACCGCACCCGCCGCCCTCACCGCCGCACCCGCCGGCGCGCTGACCGGCGGCGCTGCCGCGACCGACGCGCCACTGGCCGCGGTGGCGACCGGTGCCGCTGCCGGCGCCCCGCCGGCCGAGGTGGCGTCCGGTGGCCACCCCGGTACCCCGCCGGGGACCCTGCCCGTCGCCGGTGCGGCCGCCGGACCCGCGGCACCTGCGCCCGGTGCACCGGCCCCGACCGCCGTGGCGGGCGCTGCTCTTCCCGCCGGCGCGGTCGCGCCGGCGGCCCCCGCCGTCACCGACCCCGCCCTGGCCGCTCCCGACGCCCCGTCGGACACCGGCGCCCGCCCGCCCGCCTGGGCGCCCGTCGCGGCACCCGCGGCCGCCCCCGGCCCCGCCCCGGCCGCCGCACCCGTGCCCCCCGCCGCCGCGTCCGCGGCCACGCCCGCCGCGTTCACCGAGCAGCTCGGCGCGCGCCTGCGGTCCCTGACCGGGCTGGGCGCCGGCCGGCACGTCCTCACCGTCCCCCTGGACCCCGAGCACCTCGGCCCGGTCCGGGTGGTCGCCCACATCGGCCCCGAGGGCGTGCGGCTTGACCTGGCCGGCGCCACCGACGCGTCCCGCGAGATGCTGCGCGCCACCCTGGCCGACCTGCGTCGGGACCTGCAGACCGCCGGTCTGCACGCCGAGCTCGACCTCGGTGGCCGCGGCGAGCAGCCCGGCCGCGACCCGGGCCGGCCCGGCGGCGCCGCGGGACGTCCTGACGCGACCACCGGAGGGCCCCGCCCCGCCGGACCGGCGGACGCCCCCGCCGACGCCGCCCCCGCCCCCACGCGCCCCGGCGCGATCGACCTCGTCGTCTGA